In Syntrophales bacterium, the genomic window ATGGTAGAATTTGAGATGGAGGAAAAGGGCAATACTGAAAAAGTAAAGAAAGCAATTGAACTGGCAGGGTATAACGCTGGGTGACTCAGGAGGAGATGATATGTCAAAACGTGAGTATCCCGATAGTCCACGGGTCGGTGTCGGGGCAATAGTACTTAAAGACGGCAAGGTTCTTCTTGTCAAACGCGGCATTCCTCCAAGCAAGGGATTGTGGGCAATTCCGGGCGGCTCCGTAGAGCTGGGTGAAACGCTGCAGGAGGCAGCCGAGCGGGAGATTTTAGAGGAAACCGGACTTGTCATCCGTGCCGGAAAACCAATTTACAGCTTCGATTTCATCGAAAGGGATGATGCGGGACGTATCCGGTTCCATTTTGCAATTGTTGACGTTATAGCAGATTATGTAAGTGGAACACCAAACGCCGACGACGATGCACTCGAAGCATGCTGGATATCACCTGGAGAACTCAAAGAGTTGCCGGTTAGCGAAAACACCTTAAAAGTGCTTGAGGAAATAGGCTTTTACGCTAATCCAGTCTCTTCCTGAAACGCCCGACAGATCCGGCAAAGACAATCAGACCGAGAATTAACAGTCCAAGAAATTGGGGCCAGAGCACTGTCAGCCCCACCCCCTTCAAGAAAATTCCCCTTATAATTATAAGAAAATACATTAAAGGATTCAAATAGGTCAACCACTGTACAACCTGCGGCATATTGGCAATGGGAAATACAAAACCACTGAGCATGAAGAAGGGAAGAATGAAAA contains:
- a CDS encoding NUDIX hydrolase, whose product is MSKREYPDSPRVGVGAIVLKDGKVLLVKRGIPPSKGLWAIPGGSVELGETLQEAAEREILEETGLVIRAGKPIYSFDFIERDDAGRIRFHFAIVDVIADYVSGTPNADDDALEACWISPGELKELPVSENTLKVLEEIGFYANPVSS